One Mycolicibacterium parafortuitum DNA segment encodes these proteins:
- a CDS encoding class I SAM-dependent methyltransferase, producing MDYMPTAQTDISTMPRGGPRASCLDRLLETDRLEYLDRASDRPADVARKRSVIRALDWTGETFGNHERFAQIVLDEVAEVPDPKILELGAGHGALSRKLLDWHPTARLTVTDVAPESVAAIAAGDLGRHRRATVRRMDATALDAEDGEFDLAVFALSFHHLPPPEAARVIAEGIRAAERLVIIDLPRPPAPLHMLRLAAMLPWAPLVPFVHDGVISSLRAYSPAALRALAESAGAAIELRGGLFSPQVAIASRR from the coding sequence ATGGACTACATGCCGACAGCCCAGACCGACATCTCGACGATGCCGCGCGGCGGACCGCGGGCCTCGTGCCTGGACCGGCTGCTGGAGACCGACCGGCTGGAGTACCTCGACCGCGCCTCCGACCGCCCGGCCGACGTCGCCCGCAAGCGCAGCGTGATCCGGGCGCTGGACTGGACCGGCGAGACGTTCGGCAACCACGAACGGTTCGCCCAGATCGTCCTCGACGAGGTCGCCGAGGTGCCTGATCCGAAGATCCTGGAGCTCGGGGCCGGGCACGGCGCGCTGTCGCGCAAGCTGCTGGACTGGCACCCGACCGCCCGGCTCACCGTCACCGACGTCGCCCCGGAATCGGTGGCCGCGATCGCCGCGGGCGACCTGGGCCGGCACCGTCGGGCCACGGTGCGCCGGATGGACGCGACGGCCCTCGACGCCGAGGACGGCGAGTTCGACCTGGCGGTGTTCGCGCTGTCGTTTCACCACCTGCCGCCGCCAGAGGCGGCCCGGGTGATCGCTGAGGGCATCCGCGCCGCCGAGCGGCTGGTGATCATCGACCTGCCCCGCCCACCGGCCCCGTTGCACATGCTGCGGCTCGCCGCGATGCTGCCGTGGGCCCCGCTGGTGCCGTTCGTCCACGACGGGGTGATCAGCTCGCTGCGGGCCTACAGCCCCGCGGCGCTACGCGCGCTGGCCGAGTCCGCCGGTGCCGCCATCGAACTGCGCGGCGGGTTGTTCAGTCCGCAGGTCGCAATCGCGTCGCGCCGATAG
- the glpK gene encoding glycerol kinase GlpK: MADFVAAIDQGTTSTRCMIFDHDGAEVGRHQLEREQILPRAGWVEHNPVEIWERAASVVATALNKTKLAASDLAALGITNQRETSLVWNRHTGRPYYNAIVWQDTRTDRIASALDRDGRGEVIRRKAGLPPATYFSGGKLQWLLENVDGLREDAEKGDAIFGTTDTWVLWNLTGGSRGGVHVTDVTNASRTMLMNLETLDWDDELLGFFGVPRQMLPRICPSSSPEPYGVTVYGDLPITGILGDQQAAMVGQVCLSEGEAKNTYGTGNFLLLNTGETIVRSGNGLLTTVCYQFASRDGGPAKPVYALEGSIAVTGSAVQWLRDQLGIISGAAQSESLARQVEDNGGVYFVPAFSGLFAPYWRSDARGAIVGLSRFNTNAHLARATLEAICYQSRDVVDAMAADSGVHLEVLKVDGGITANDLCMQIQADVLGVDVVRPVVAETTALGAAYAAGLAVGFWDGPDDLRANWQEDERWTPNWSEEQRANGYAGWRKAVERTLDWVDVD; encoded by the coding sequence ATGGCCGACTTCGTCGCTGCAATCGACCAGGGCACCACCAGCACCCGCTGCATGATCTTCGACCACGACGGCGCCGAAGTGGGCCGTCATCAGCTCGAACGCGAGCAGATCCTGCCCAGGGCCGGCTGGGTCGAGCACAACCCCGTCGAGATCTGGGAGCGCGCCGCCTCGGTGGTCGCGACCGCGCTGAACAAGACCAAGCTCGCGGCCTCGGACCTCGCGGCGCTGGGAATCACGAATCAGCGCGAGACGTCGCTGGTGTGGAACCGCCACACCGGGCGGCCCTACTACAACGCGATCGTCTGGCAGGACACCCGGACCGACCGGATCGCCTCGGCGCTCGACCGCGACGGCCGCGGCGAGGTGATCCGGCGCAAGGCCGGCCTGCCGCCGGCCACCTACTTTTCCGGCGGCAAGCTGCAGTGGCTACTGGAGAACGTCGACGGGCTGCGTGAGGACGCCGAGAAGGGTGACGCGATCTTCGGCACCACCGACACCTGGGTGCTGTGGAACCTGACCGGCGGGTCGCGCGGCGGGGTGCACGTCACCGACGTCACCAACGCCAGCCGCACGATGCTGATGAACCTGGAAACCCTGGACTGGGACGACGAGCTGTTGGGGTTCTTCGGTGTTCCGCGGCAGATGCTTCCCAGGATCTGTCCGTCGTCGTCGCCGGAGCCCTACGGCGTCACCGTCTACGGGGACCTGCCGATCACCGGGATCCTCGGTGACCAGCAGGCCGCGATGGTCGGCCAGGTCTGCCTGTCCGAAGGCGAGGCCAAAAACACCTACGGCACAGGCAATTTCCTGCTGCTCAACACCGGCGAGACGATCGTGCGGTCCGGCAACGGCCTGCTCACCACCGTCTGCTACCAGTTCGCGTCGAGAGACGGAGGCCCGGCGAAACCCGTTTACGCCCTTGAGGGTTCGATCGCGGTGACCGGTTCTGCGGTGCAGTGGCTGCGTGACCAGCTCGGCATCATCAGTGGTGCGGCCCAGAGCGAGTCGCTGGCCCGGCAGGTCGAGGACAACGGCGGGGTGTACTTCGTGCCGGCGTTCTCCGGACTGTTCGCGCCGTACTGGCGTTCGGATGCCCGCGGGGCGATCGTCGGGCTGTCCCGGTTCAACACCAACGCCCATCTGGCTCGTGCGACGCTGGAGGCGATCTGTTACCAGAGCCGCGACGTCGTGGATGCGATGGCCGCGGATTCCGGTGTGCACCTTGAGGTTCTGAAGGTCGACGGCGGGATCACCGCCAACGACCTGTGTATGCAGATCCAGGCCGACGTGCTCGGTGTCGACGTGGTCAGGCCGGTGGTCGCCGAGACGACGGCGCTCGGCGCCGCGTACGCGGCGGGCCTGGCCGTCGGATTCTGGGACGGACCCGACGACCTGCGCGCGAACTGGCAGGAGGACGAGCGCTGGACCCCGAACTGGTCGGAAGAGCAGCGTGCCAACGGATATGCCGGCTGGCGCAAGGCCGTCGAGCGCACCCTGGACTGGGTCGACGTCGACTGA
- a CDS encoding cation:dicarboxylate symporter family transporter, whose protein sequence is MTTGAGSDEAQTKDQPEKKRDRTHWLYILVIIAVIAGIVVGLVAPETAASLGILGELFVKLIKMMIVPVIFCTVVLGIGKVRAAAAVGKVGGLAISYFLIMSTIALGIGLVVGNLISPGTGLNVPNDPGKGAQLAGQAESAGGTMEFIADIIPATLFSAVTEGNVLQALFVALLVGFGIQSMGRTGEGLLRGIEALQKLVFRILIGVLWLAPIGAFGAIAEVVGDTGFEAVIQLGVLMLAFYVTCLIFIFGVLGALLYMVARVSIFKLARYLAREYLLIVATSSSESALPRLIAKMEHAGVEPATVGIVVPTGYSFNLDGTAIYLTMASLFIADALGDPLSIPEQLGLLAFMIIASKGAAGVSGAGLATLAAGLQSHRPELLDGVGIIVGVDRFMSEARALTNFSGNAVATVLVGSWTGTLDSERLNQVLDGDRPFDEATMIDDEDDDNERERASTASPSA, encoded by the coding sequence ATGACTACCGGCGCCGGCAGCGACGAAGCTCAGACCAAAGATCAGCCCGAGAAGAAGCGCGACCGTACGCACTGGCTGTACATCCTGGTGATCATCGCCGTGATCGCCGGCATCGTGGTGGGGCTCGTCGCGCCGGAGACCGCGGCGTCGCTCGGCATCCTCGGTGAACTGTTCGTCAAACTGATCAAGATGATGATCGTCCCGGTCATCTTCTGCACCGTGGTCCTCGGCATCGGCAAGGTGCGCGCGGCCGCCGCGGTCGGCAAGGTCGGCGGCCTGGCGATCAGCTACTTCCTGATCATGTCGACGATCGCGCTGGGCATCGGGTTGGTCGTCGGCAACCTGATCAGCCCCGGTACCGGCCTGAACGTCCCCAACGATCCCGGCAAGGGCGCCCAGCTGGCCGGCCAGGCCGAATCGGCGGGCGGCACCATGGAATTCATCGCCGACATCATTCCGGCGACGTTGTTCTCCGCGGTCACCGAGGGCAACGTACTGCAGGCGCTGTTCGTGGCGTTGCTGGTCGGATTCGGTATCCAGAGCATGGGCCGGACCGGCGAAGGGCTGCTCCGAGGCATCGAAGCGTTGCAGAAGCTGGTGTTCCGCATCCTCATCGGAGTGCTGTGGCTCGCTCCGATCGGTGCGTTCGGCGCGATCGCGGAGGTGGTCGGCGACACCGGCTTCGAGGCCGTCATCCAGCTCGGCGTGCTGATGCTGGCGTTCTACGTGACGTGCCTGATCTTCATCTTCGGTGTGCTCGGAGCCCTGCTGTACATGGTGGCCCGGGTCTCGATCTTCAAGCTGGCCCGCTACCTGGCGCGCGAGTACCTGCTGATCGTCGCGACGTCGTCGTCGGAGTCCGCGCTACCGCGGCTGATCGCGAAGATGGAGCACGCCGGTGTCGAACCCGCGACCGTCGGCATCGTGGTGCCGACCGGATACTCGTTCAACCTCGACGGCACGGCGATCTACCTGACGATGGCATCGCTGTTCATCGCCGATGCGCTCGGCGATCCGCTGTCGATCCCCGAACAGCTCGGCCTGCTCGCGTTCATGATCATCGCGTCCAAGGGTGCGGCGGGCGTCAGCGGCGCCGGGCTGGCCACATTGGCGGCGGGGCTGCAGAGCCACCGCCCAGAACTTCTCGACGGCGTCGGCATCATCGTCGGTGTGGACCGCTTCATGTCCGAGGCCCGCGCGCTGACCAACTTCTCCGGCAACGCGGTGGCGACCGTGCTCGTCGGCTCGTGGACCGGCACACTGGACAGTGAGCGGCTCAACCAGGTCCTCGACGGGGATAGGCCGTTCGACGAGGCCACGATGATCGACGACGAGGACGACGACAACGAGCGCGAACGGGCCTCGACGGCAAGCCCTTCGGCCTGA
- a CDS encoding SAM-dependent methyltransferase yields the protein MADVMDWDSAYRGESQFDGPPPWNIGEPQPELAALWQAGKFRSEVLDAGCGHAELSLALAADGYTVTGVDISPTAVHAATTAAAERGLSERATFVAADITALTGFDGRFPTIVDSTLFHSIPVQARDPYLQSMHRAAAPGAGFFVLVFAKGAFPPEMQEGPNEVTELELREAVSRYWVIDDIRPALIHSNVPKIPGMPPPPLDLLDDKGRMCMHAFLLEAHKEG from the coding sequence ATGGCCGACGTGATGGACTGGGACAGCGCGTATCGAGGTGAGAGCCAATTCGACGGGCCTCCGCCGTGGAACATCGGCGAGCCGCAGCCGGAACTGGCGGCGCTGTGGCAGGCGGGCAAGTTCCGCAGCGAGGTGCTCGACGCCGGGTGCGGCCACGCCGAACTCTCGCTGGCCTTGGCCGCAGACGGCTACACGGTGACCGGGGTCGACATCAGCCCGACCGCGGTGCACGCGGCGACCACCGCTGCCGCCGAACGCGGCCTGTCCGAGCGGGCCACCTTTGTCGCGGCCGACATCACCGCGCTGACCGGTTTCGACGGCCGGTTCCCGACGATCGTCGACAGCACGCTGTTCCACTCGATCCCGGTCCAGGCCCGCGATCCGTATCTGCAGTCGATGCACCGCGCGGCCGCACCGGGGGCCGGGTTCTTCGTGCTCGTGTTCGCCAAGGGCGCGTTCCCTCCCGAGATGCAGGAGGGACCGAATGAGGTCACCGAACTCGAACTGCGCGAAGCGGTTTCACGCTACTGGGTGATCGACGACATCCGGCCGGCGCTGATCCACTCGAACGTGCCCAAGATCCCCGGCATGCCGCCGCCACCGCTGGACCTGCTCGACGACAAGGGCAGGATGTGCATGCACGCGTTCCTGCTGGAGGCGCACAAGGAGGGCTAG
- the egtE gene encoding ergothioneine biosynthesis PLP-dependent enzyme EgtE, with protein MSRPDTTTLAETWRVARPVPAGVHVDSAACSRQSYATIDACAQHARHEAEVGGYVAAEAAAPVLDAGRAAVRALTGMPDAGVTFTTGSNHALDILLGDWTGERTLACLPGEFGPNLAIMARHGFDIRVLPVDEYGRLDVNAIGAALAHHPPALVHFTVLGSHSGVVQPVHDMALACRGHDIALFVDAAQGFAHVDVANTGADAIYTSSRKWTAGPRGVGVLVTRAGVLSDATRERLGHVETNVGLHVGLSVALGEHMAVGPAAMQARLREVGAATRTALADVPGWRVREHHDEPSAITTLYPPPGVDPQVVRARLIAEHAIVTTYLGVERAPRELTRPALRVSPHVDVTDADLAAVAEALSAVTPG; from the coding sequence ATGAGCCGGCCCGACACGACGACGTTGGCCGAGACCTGGCGTGTGGCGCGGCCGGTGCCGGCCGGGGTGCATGTGGACAGCGCGGCGTGCTCGCGGCAGAGCTACGCGACGATCGACGCCTGCGCGCAGCACGCCCGCCACGAAGCCGAGGTCGGCGGCTACGTCGCCGCGGAAGCCGCCGCCCCGGTGCTCGACGCCGGTCGCGCGGCAGTGCGCGCCCTTACCGGAATGCCCGACGCCGGAGTCACATTCACCACCGGGTCCAACCACGCGCTCGATATCCTGCTCGGGGACTGGACGGGGGAGCGCACGCTGGCGTGTCTGCCCGGTGAGTTCGGGCCCAATCTGGCGATCATGGCCCGGCATGGGTTCGACATCCGCGTCCTGCCCGTCGACGAGTACGGCCGGTTGGACGTCAACGCGATCGGCGCCGCGCTGGCACACCATCCGCCCGCGCTGGTGCACTTCACCGTGCTGGGCAGCCACAGCGGGGTCGTCCAGCCCGTCCATGACATGGCGCTGGCCTGCCGCGGCCACGACATTGCGCTGTTCGTCGACGCCGCACAGGGATTCGCCCACGTCGACGTCGCGAACACCGGCGCCGACGCCATCTACACCTCATCGCGGAAATGGACCGCGGGTCCGCGCGGGGTCGGTGTGCTGGTCACCCGAGCCGGGGTGTTGTCGGATGCGACCCGGGAACGGCTCGGCCATGTCGAGACCAATGTCGGCCTGCACGTGGGGCTCTCGGTCGCGCTCGGCGAACACATGGCGGTCGGCCCGGCGGCGATGCAGGCGAGGCTGCGGGAGGTCGGGGCCGCCACCCGGACGGCGCTGGCCGACGTGCCGGGCTGGCGTGTGCGGGAACACCACGACGAACCCAGCGCGATCACCACGCTCTATCCGCCGCCGGGGGTGGACCCGCAGGTGGTGCGGGCCCGGCTGATCGCCGAGCACGCGATCGTGACGACCTACCTCGGGGTGGAGCGCGCGCCGCGGGAGCTGACCCGCCCCGCGCTCCGGGTGTCGCCGCACGTCGACGTCACCGACGCCGATCTCGCCGCGGTCGCCGAGGCGCTGTCGGCGGTCACGCCCGGTTGA
- a CDS encoding oxidoreductase: MDTFPLGSYTVGRVGYGAMQLPGPGVFGPPRDHDQAIAVLKRAVELGINHIDTSQFYGPNVANELIREALYPYPEDLALVSKVGARRDDQGNWNAAQEPDELRADIEENLRTLGVDRLAAVNLRIHSGDPSAVGPVDRELFDRQLPAMIAARDEGLIGGIGLSNVGVEHLRIALTHTEIVCVQNAYNLVDRTSQPVLDLCREHEIAFVPFFPLGSGFVADNPVLNHPAVVREAQKLGRTPAQIALAWTLSVAPNVLLIPGTSSVAHLEENTAVRDITLDDETKNELDAAA, from the coding sequence ATGGACACGTTCCCACTCGGCTCGTACACCGTCGGTCGCGTCGGCTACGGCGCCATGCAGCTTCCCGGTCCCGGGGTCTTCGGTCCGCCGCGCGATCACGACCAGGCCATCGCGGTCCTCAAACGCGCGGTCGAGCTGGGCATCAACCACATCGACACCTCCCAGTTCTACGGGCCGAATGTCGCCAATGAACTGATCCGCGAGGCGCTGTACCCATACCCCGAGGATCTGGCGCTGGTCAGCAAGGTGGGTGCGCGGCGCGACGACCAGGGCAACTGGAACGCCGCTCAGGAACCCGACGAGCTGCGCGCCGACATCGAGGAGAACCTGCGGACCCTCGGTGTCGACCGGCTCGCCGCGGTCAATCTGCGGATCCACTCCGGAGACCCCAGCGCCGTCGGACCCGTCGACCGCGAGTTGTTCGACCGTCAGCTCCCGGCGATGATCGCCGCCCGCGACGAGGGCCTGATCGGCGGCATCGGGCTGAGTAACGTCGGTGTCGAGCACCTGCGAATCGCGTTGACCCACACCGAGATCGTCTGTGTGCAGAACGCCTACAACCTGGTGGACCGCACATCACAGCCGGTGCTGGACCTGTGCCGCGAACACGAGATCGCGTTCGTGCCGTTCTTTCCGCTGGGCTCGGGCTTCGTGGCGGACAACCCGGTGCTCAACCACCCGGCGGTGGTCCGGGAGGCCCAGAAGCTGGGCCGCACACCGGCACAGATCGCGCTGGCGTGGACGCTGTCGGTGGCCCCGAATGTGCTTCTGATTCCGGGGACTTCGTCGGTGGCGCACCTGGAGGAGAACACCGCGGTGCGCGACATCACTCTCGACGACGAGACCAAGAACGAACTGGACGCCGCGGCCTGA
- a CDS encoding peptide chain release factor 3: MSNTTADASTAAAKRSDRVSSEAQRRRTFAVISHPDAGKSTLTEALVLHAKAITEAGAIHGKQGRRATVSDWMEMEKARGISITSTALQFPYKTQAGGTCIVNLLDTPGHADFSEDTYRVLTAVDSAVMLIDAAKGLEPQTLKLFQVCRHRRIPIITVVNKWDRPGRHALELMDEIQERIGLRPTPLTWPVGIAGDFKGVLDRRTGKFIRFTRTAGGATAAPEEHIAPDKAHDAAGVDWDNAVEECELLEADGADFDPESFLDCTSTPVLFTSAALNFGVNQLLDVLAQLAPAPSGQLDVEGNRRDATAPFSAFVFKVQAGMDSAHRDRIAYARVCSGTFERGDVLTHAATGKPFVTKYAQSVFGRERSTLDTAWPGDVIGLANANALRPGDTLYQDVAVEFPPIPSFSPEHFSVARGTDPSKHKQFRKGIEQLDQEGVVQVLRSDRRGDQAPVLAAVGPMQFEVASHRMATEFSAPIELEGLPYTVARICDPADAEALQKMAAVEVFTRTDGVMLAVFSTKWRLETVQRDNPEIELRELVAAGQ; the protein is encoded by the coding sequence ATGAGCAATACCACCGCCGATGCGTCGACCGCGGCGGCCAAGCGATCAGATCGCGTCTCGTCCGAAGCACAGCGCCGCAGAACGTTCGCCGTCATCAGCCACCCCGACGCGGGTAAGTCCACCCTGACCGAAGCCCTGGTCCTGCATGCCAAGGCGATCACCGAGGCCGGCGCCATCCACGGCAAGCAGGGCCGCCGCGCCACCGTCTCGGACTGGATGGAGATGGAGAAGGCCCGCGGCATCTCCATCACGTCGACGGCGCTGCAGTTCCCGTACAAGACGCAGGCGGGCGGCACCTGCATCGTCAACCTGCTCGACACCCCGGGCCACGCGGACTTCTCCGAGGACACCTACCGCGTGCTGACCGCCGTCGACTCCGCGGTGATGCTCATCGACGCGGCCAAGGGCCTGGAGCCGCAGACGCTGAAGCTGTTCCAGGTGTGTCGCCACCGCCGCATCCCGATCATCACGGTGGTCAACAAGTGGGACCGGCCCGGCAGGCACGCACTCGAGCTGATGGACGAGATCCAGGAGCGCATCGGACTTCGCCCGACCCCGCTGACGTGGCCGGTCGGCATCGCGGGCGACTTCAAGGGTGTGCTGGACCGGCGCACCGGCAAGTTCATCCGCTTCACCCGCACCGCGGGCGGAGCCACCGCCGCGCCCGAGGAGCACATCGCCCCGGACAAGGCGCACGACGCCGCCGGTGTGGACTGGGACAACGCCGTCGAGGAATGCGAGCTGCTGGAGGCCGACGGCGCCGACTTCGACCCGGAGAGCTTCCTCGACTGCACCTCCACCCCGGTGCTGTTCACCTCCGCGGCGCTGAACTTCGGCGTGAACCAGTTGCTCGACGTGCTCGCGCAGCTGGCGCCGGCACCGAGCGGCCAGCTCGACGTCGAGGGCAACCGCCGCGACGCGACCGCGCCGTTCAGCGCGTTCGTGTTCAAGGTGCAGGCCGGTATGGATTCCGCGCACCGCGACCGCATCGCGTACGCGCGGGTGTGCTCGGGCACGTTCGAGCGCGGTGATGTGCTGACCCACGCCGCGACCGGGAAGCCGTTCGTGACCAAGTACGCGCAGTCGGTGTTCGGCCGGGAACGCTCGACGCTGGACACCGCGTGGCCGGGTGACGTAATCGGGTTGGCCAACGCCAACGCGCTGCGTCCCGGCGACACCCTCTACCAGGACGTCGCGGTGGAATTCCCGCCGATCCCGAGCTTCTCCCCCGAACATTTCTCCGTCGCGCGCGGCACCGATCCCAGCAAGCACAAACAGTTCCGTAAGGGCATCGAGCAGCTCGACCAGGAAGGCGTGGTCCAGGTGCTGCGCTCGGACCGGCGCGGCGACCAGGCCCCGGTGCTGGCCGCGGTCGGCCCGATGCAGTTCGAGGTGGCCAGTCACCGGATGGCCACCGAGTTCAGCGCGCCGATCGAGCTGGAGGGGCTGCCGTACACGGTGGCGCGGATCTGCGACCCCGCCGACGCCGAGGCGCTGCAGAAGATGGCCGCGGTGGAGGTCTTCACCCGTACCGACGGCGTGATGCTGGCGGTGTTCTCGACGAAGTGGCGGCTGGAGACGGTGCAGCGGGACAACCCCGAGATCGAACTGCGCGAACTCGTCGCCGCCGGTCAGTGA
- a CDS encoding glutamate--cysteine ligase, with product MGKDIDPALKQTEFSRAHRREYRRKVQLCLDVFETMLAQASFDFEKPLTGMEIECNLVDSAYQPAMNNSEVLASIADPAYQTELGAYNIEFNVPPRRLPGRAALDLEADVRASLNAAEEKAGADGSHIVMIGILPTLMPEHLTGEWMSESSRYQALNDSIFTARGEDIMIDIAGPERLSLQTASIAPESACTSMQLHLQVSPADFANNWNAAQVLAGPQLAVGANSPYFFGHHLWAETRIELFTQATDTRPDELKTQGVRPRVWFGERWITSIFDLFEENVRYFPSLLPELSDEDPAAELAAGRTPELSELRLHNGTIYRWNRPVYDIVNGRPHLRVENRVLPAGPTVLDMMANAAFYYGVLRTLSEEDRPLWTKMSFAAAEANFVAAAHHGMDARLYWPGVGEVTPDELVLRQLLPLAEEGLRRWEVSAEVRDRYLGVIEGRAKTGRNGASWQSATVTALQDRGMSRPEALAEMLRLYCERMHSNEPVHTWDLPV from the coding sequence GTGGGCAAGGACATCGATCCCGCGCTGAAGCAGACCGAGTTCAGTCGCGCGCACCGCCGCGAGTACCGGCGCAAGGTGCAGCTGTGCCTCGACGTGTTCGAGACGATGCTGGCCCAGGCGAGCTTCGACTTCGAGAAGCCGCTGACGGGCATGGAGATCGAGTGCAACCTCGTCGACTCCGCCTACCAACCCGCGATGAACAACTCCGAGGTGCTCGCGTCGATCGCCGACCCGGCGTATCAGACCGAGTTGGGCGCCTACAACATCGAGTTCAACGTGCCGCCGCGCCGGTTGCCGGGCCGAGCGGCGCTCGACCTCGAGGCCGATGTCCGCGCCAGCCTCAACGCTGCCGAGGAGAAGGCCGGCGCCGACGGCTCGCACATCGTGATGATCGGGATCCTGCCCACACTGATGCCCGAGCACCTGACGGGTGAGTGGATGAGCGAATCCAGCCGGTATCAGGCGCTCAACGACTCGATCTTCACCGCGCGCGGCGAGGACATCATGATCGACATCGCCGGACCGGAGCGCCTGAGCCTGCAGACCGCCTCCATCGCTCCTGAATCCGCTTGCACCAGCATGCAATTGCATCTGCAGGTGTCGCCGGCGGATTTCGCGAACAACTGGAACGCCGCCCAGGTGCTGGCGGGTCCGCAGCTGGCGGTCGGCGCCAACTCGCCGTACTTCTTCGGCCATCACCTGTGGGCCGAGACCCGCATCGAGCTGTTCACCCAGGCCACCGACACCCGCCCCGACGAACTGAAGACGCAGGGAGTGCGGCCCCGGGTGTGGTTCGGCGAACGCTGGATCACGTCGATCTTCGACCTGTTCGAGGAGAACGTGCGCTACTTCCCGTCGTTGCTCCCGGAGCTGTCCGACGAGGATCCGGCTGCGGAGCTGGCGGCCGGGCGCACCCCGGAGCTCTCGGAGCTGCGGCTGCACAACGGCACCATCTACCGCTGGAACCGGCCGGTGTACGACATCGTCAACGGGCGACCACACCTGCGGGTGGAGAACCGGGTGCTGCCCGCCGGGCCGACGGTGCTGGACATGATGGCCAACGCCGCCTTCTACTACGGCGTACTGCGGACGCTGTCCGAGGAGGATCGTCCGCTGTGGACCAAGATGAGCTTCGCCGCGGCCGAGGCGAACTTCGTCGCCGCCGCGCATCACGGCATGGACGCGCGGCTGTACTGGCCCGGCGTCGGTGAGGTCACGCCCGACGAGCTGGTGCTGCGGCAGCTGCTGCCGCTGGCCGAGGAGGGGCTGCGCCGGTGGGAGGTGTCCGCCGAGGTGCGCGACCGCTACCTCGGGGTGATCGAGGGCCGCGCCAAGACCGGCCGCAACGGCGCGAGCTGGCAGTCCGCGACGGTTACCGCGCTACAGGATCGCGGCATGAGCCGGCCCGAGGCGCTGGCGGAGATGCTGCGGCTGTACTGCGAGCGCATGCACTCCAACGAACCGGTGCACACCTGGGACCTGCCGGTCTGA
- a CDS encoding sensor domain-containing phosphodiesterase has product MARSRPHDTREDVIHTPRPSDATHLLDAAVRGEGLVPVFQPVVSLPDETVVGYEALARWPSLHHPSPADVFAHAATTGRLDMLDHACIRSAAHAALESPSAAGMLLLLNSEPVAAGIEVPPESALAEAARTFTLMFELTERGLLENPPALLHKVAALRSCGVRIALDDIGAHPDSLALLDIIAPDVMKIDLGLVQRQPDQLQTRTIAAVIAHHERTGAVILAEGIETDEHLEQALAYGATLGQGYRFGRPGPLDTAPNPAILPRFARSAERLDTTKTPFEIATTAHTARTVRKRTLIEMSRHIERLAAAADSAPIVLFTLQSQDNFRGETRNNITMLAQRSPLVLAFAVNAPQDAAHRVQWVDIDAGDRMALEWTIVVLGPDTAAALVARELEPPGQGVENDRRFAAVITFDRDRVAAAARSLLNRA; this is encoded by the coding sequence GTGGCACGCTCCCGCCCGCACGACACGAGAGAAGACGTCATCCATACCCCACGTCCGAGCGACGCGACGCACCTGCTCGATGCCGCGGTCCGCGGAGAGGGTCTGGTCCCCGTGTTCCAACCCGTGGTGTCCCTGCCGGACGAGACGGTGGTCGGCTACGAGGCGCTGGCGCGCTGGCCGTCACTGCACCACCCGTCCCCGGCCGACGTGTTCGCCCATGCCGCCACCACCGGACGGCTCGACATGCTCGACCACGCGTGCATCCGGTCGGCCGCGCACGCGGCACTCGAATCACCCTCTGCGGCAGGGATGCTGCTGCTACTCAACTCCGAACCCGTCGCCGCGGGCATCGAGGTACCGCCGGAATCGGCGCTTGCGGAGGCCGCCCGCACCTTCACGCTGATGTTCGAGCTGACCGAGCGCGGGCTGCTGGAGAATCCGCCGGCGCTGCTGCACAAGGTCGCGGCCCTGCGCTCATGCGGGGTGCGCATCGCCCTCGACGACATCGGCGCACATCCCGACTCACTGGCACTGCTCGACATCATCGCCCCGGACGTGATGAAGATCGATCTCGGACTGGTCCAGCGCCAACCCGATCAGCTGCAGACCCGCACCATCGCGGCGGTCATCGCGCACCACGAACGCACCGGCGCGGTGATCCTGGCGGAGGGCATCGAGACCGACGAGCATCTGGAGCAGGCCCTGGCCTACGGCGCGACGCTCGGTCAGGGCTACCGCTTCGGCCGGCCCGGCCCCCTCGACACCGCCCCGAATCCGGCCATTCTGCCGCGGTTCGCGCGATCGGCCGAACGCCTCGACACCACGAAAACACCGTTCGAGATCGCCACCACCGCACACACCGCGCGCACTGTGCGCAAACGAACCCTGATCGAGATGTCGCGCCATATCGAAAGGCTCGCCGCCGCCGCCGACAGCGCGCCGATCGTGCTGTTCACCCTGCAGAGCCAGGACAACTTCCGCGGCGAGACCCGGAACAACATCACCATGTTGGCGCAGCGGTCGCCGCTGGTCTTGGCCTTCGCCGTGAACGCGCCGCAGGACGCCGCCCACCGCGTGCAGTGGGTGGACATCGACGCGGGCGACCGGATGGCACTGGAATGGACCATCGTGGTGCTCGGCCCCGACACCGCCGCGGCACTGGTGGCCCGCGAACTGGAACCGCCCGGTCAGGGCGTCGAGAACGACCGCAGATTCGCCGCGGTCATCACGTTCGACCGGGACCGGGTGGCCGCGGCAGCGCGCAGCCTGCTCAACCGGGCGTGA